The Nocardia arthritidis genome has a window encoding:
- a CDS encoding leucyl aminopeptidase: MTAVADRPLGPELARVQTIGPDTDVLVIGLTSSDAGPAIAPADLFGDILTDDLRAELLDQLGAVGAKGKAEESHRIPAPSGLAGVTSVLAVGLGAPDKVDAEQIRRSAGTAARALTGTELVATTLGGLDLGAAAEGFYLGAYSFTPFRSDKSAPKPDERPVARVEFLVPEPEFGDAALTRAQLVAEAVATARDFVNTPPSHLYPAEFASRAQALAEGAGLEVEVLDENALEAAGYGGVLGVGKGSSRPPRLIRITYQGGPKKVALIGKGITFDTGGISIKPAQNMENMTSDMAGAAAVVATTLLVARLGLPVTVTATVPMAENMPSATAQRPGDVLTQYGGTTVEVINTDAEGRLILADAIVRAGEDGPDYLIDVATLTGAQLVALGTRTPGVMGTEEFRDRVARISREVGENGWAMPLPADLRPDLNSKIADLANVAAHRNGGMLLAGLFLKEFVPEGVQWAHLDVAGPAYNTGGPFGYIGKGGTGVPVRTLIAVIEDIAAE; this comes from the coding sequence ATGACAGCTGTTGCAGATCGCCCACTCGGACCGGAACTGGCCCGTGTCCAAACCATCGGACCCGATACCGATGTGCTCGTCATCGGACTCACCTCCTCCGATGCCGGTCCCGCGATCGCCCCCGCCGACCTGTTCGGCGACATTCTCACCGACGACCTGCGCGCCGAACTGCTCGACCAGCTGGGCGCGGTCGGCGCCAAGGGCAAGGCGGAGGAATCGCACCGGATCCCCGCGCCGTCCGGACTGGCCGGCGTCACCAGCGTGCTCGCGGTCGGCCTCGGCGCGCCCGACAAGGTCGACGCCGAACAGATCCGCCGCTCGGCCGGTACCGCGGCCCGCGCGCTGACCGGCACCGAACTCGTCGCGACCACCCTCGGCGGACTGGATCTCGGTGCGGCGGCGGAGGGTTTCTACCTGGGGGCGTACTCGTTCACCCCGTTCCGCTCGGACAAGTCGGCGCCCAAGCCCGACGAGCGTCCGGTGGCCCGGGTCGAATTCCTCGTTCCCGAACCGGAATTCGGTGACGCCGCGCTCACCCGCGCGCAGTTGGTCGCCGAGGCCGTCGCCACCGCACGGGATTTCGTGAACACCCCGCCCAGCCACCTCTACCCGGCCGAATTCGCCTCGCGCGCACAGGCATTGGCCGAGGGCGCCGGGCTGGAGGTCGAGGTGCTCGACGAAAACGCCCTGGAGGCAGCCGGTTACGGCGGCGTGCTCGGGGTCGGCAAGGGTTCGTCGCGGCCGCCGCGGCTGATCCGGATCACCTACCAGGGCGGCCCGAAGAAGGTCGCGCTGATCGGCAAGGGCATCACCTTCGACACCGGCGGCATCTCCATCAAGCCCGCGCAGAACATGGAGAACATGACCTCCGATATGGCGGGCGCGGCCGCCGTCGTGGCCACCACACTGCTGGTGGCGCGCCTCGGCCTGCCGGTCACGGTCACCGCGACGGTGCCGATGGCGGAGAACATGCCCTCGGCCACCGCGCAGCGGCCGGGCGATGTGCTCACCCAGTACGGCGGCACCACCGTCGAGGTGATCAACACCGATGCCGAGGGACGGCTGATCCTAGCCGACGCCATCGTGCGGGCCGGTGAGGACGGCCCCGACTACCTGATCGACGTCGCGACCCTGACCGGCGCGCAGCTCGTCGCGCTCGGCACCCGCACGCCCGGCGTGATGGGCACCGAGGAATTCCGCGACCGGGTCGCCAGGATCTCCCGCGAGGTGGGCGAGAACGGCTGGGCCATGCCGCTGCCGGCCGATCTGCGGCCCGATCTGAACTCCAAGATCGCCGACCTGGCCAACGTCGCCGCGCACCGCAATGGCGGCATGCTGCTGGCCGGGCTGTTCCTCAAGGAGTTCGTGCCCGAGGGCGTGCAGTGGGCGCACCTGGACGTCGCGGGTCCGGCGTACAACACCGGCGGGCCGTTCGGCTACATCGGCAAGGGCGGCACCGGCGTTCCGGTGCGCACGCTCATCGCGGTGATCGAGGATATCGCGGCCGAATAA
- a CDS encoding oxidoreductase, with the protein MGLLDRFRGAATGGGGPRPGFRGNDDARYLAEWVRTHVGVEGFVEPKTAVTDVTVVLVAADGEWTRRLVGEQGAQRLARDLRIPVYDVSKTGYPQRMRDYDARRRAERKRAMEEDLRDL; encoded by the coding sequence ATGGGTTTGCTGGATCGTTTCCGAGGCGCCGCGACCGGGGGCGGTGGGCCGCGTCCCGGTTTCCGGGGGAATGACGACGCCAGGTACCTCGCCGAGTGGGTGCGCACTCATGTCGGCGTGGAAGGCTTCGTCGAACCGAAGACGGCGGTGACCGATGTCACGGTCGTGCTGGTCGCGGCGGACGGTGAATGGACCCGCCGACTCGTCGGCGAGCAGGGTGCGCAGCGGCTTGCCCGTGATTTGCGGATCCCGGTCTACGACGTGAGTAAGACCGGATATCCACAACGGATGCGGGACTACGACGCGCGCAGACGGGCCGAGCGAAAGCGGGCCATGGAAGAGGATCTGCGCGATCTATAG
- a CDS encoding GNAT family N-acetyltransferase, with protein METGLTVRRAGAADRDALIAAYTAANADEAVFEWISAGYPVEAIQAGFVRELIDTALAEDEIWVAGPGAEIWTVSIWQTLTDLDRATAAAVETRAQADALPDVRSVRRAAEVMELLAREHPREFPHGYLQIVVTRPEHRGKGSTSAILADRLKAASDRGLPVFLEASTERSARLYARHGFTAEPVTHELPESGPTLRPMWFRG; from the coding sequence ATGGAAACCGGATTGACGGTGCGCCGGGCGGGCGCGGCCGATCGGGACGCGCTGATCGCCGCCTACACCGCCGCGAACGCCGACGAGGCGGTGTTCGAATGGATTTCGGCGGGCTATCCGGTCGAGGCGATTCAGGCCGGGTTCGTGCGGGAGCTGATCGACACCGCGCTGGCCGAGGACGAGATCTGGGTGGCCGGGCCCGGCGCCGAGATCTGGACGGTTTCGATCTGGCAGACGCTTACCGATCTCGATCGCGCGACCGCGGCGGCGGTCGAGACCCGGGCGCAGGCCGACGCGCTGCCGGACGTGCGTTCGGTACGCCGGGCGGCGGAGGTCATGGAGTTGCTGGCGCGTGAGCATCCGCGCGAATTCCCGCACGGCTATTTGCAGATCGTGGTCACCCGCCCGGAGCACCGGGGAAAGGGTTCGACCTCGGCGATACTGGCCGACCGGTTGAAGGCCGCGTCGGATCGCGGTCTGCCGGTATTCCTGGAGGCAAGCACCGAGAGGTCGGCCCGGCTGTACGCGCGGCACGGTTTCACCGCCGAGCCGGTCACCCATGAGCTGCCGGAGTCGGGACCGACCTTGCGCCCGATGTGGTTTCGCGGTTGA
- a CDS encoding chloramphenicol phosphotransferase CPT family protein, with translation MRSPELPRRVIFLNGTSSAGKTTLAKAIQDESDIPFVYWGIDTLFGLVPPNWGGGRDGPLSRDGFWYDRTGRDADGHPLVVIRYGPVGRRMLRSACAAAAEFARGGNHLVIDEMLLTPDLLPMWMDALTGLDVQLVGVTCPLAIAEERELARGNEIGLARGHLRTVHDHGYTYDTIVDTTTGTPAELARAVLRAA, from the coding sequence ATGCGGAGCCCTGAACTCCCTCGGCGGGTGATCTTTCTCAACGGCACATCGAGCGCCGGTAAGACCACCCTGGCCAAGGCCATCCAGGATGAGAGCGACATCCCGTTCGTCTACTGGGGGATCGACACCCTGTTCGGGTTGGTGCCGCCGAATTGGGGTGGTGGACGCGACGGTCCGCTGAGCCGCGACGGATTCTGGTACGACCGCACCGGTCGTGACGCGGACGGTCACCCGCTCGTGGTCATCCGCTACGGCCCCGTCGGGCGCCGAATGCTGCGGTCGGCCTGCGCCGCGGCCGCCGAATTCGCCCGCGGCGGCAATCATCTGGTAATCGACGAGATGCTGCTGACCCCGGACCTGCTGCCCATGTGGATGGACGCGCTGACCGGCCTGGATGTCCAGCTGGTCGGCGTCACCTGCCCGCTGGCCATCGCCGAGGAGCGAGAGCTGGCCCGTGGCAACGAAATTGGATTAGCCCGAGGCCACCTTCGCACGGTCCACGACCACGGCTACACCTACGACACGATCGTCGATACGACCACTGGAACGCCCGCCGAACTGGCCAGGGCCGTACTGCGGGCTGCATAG
- a CDS encoding MBL fold metallo-hydrolase: protein MSSERLYFRQLLSGRDYAVGDPIATQMRNFAYLIGDRETGECVVVDPAYAASDLVDAAAADGLRLTGVLATHHHPDHVGGTMLGFTLGGVRELLENVSVPVHVNAQELGWVANVTGIAPSELTGHEHGDKIAVGAFEIELLHTPGHTPGSQCFLFDNRLIAGDTLFVDGCGRTDFPGGDSDEMFRSLRYLAGLQGDPVVYPGHWYSAEPSASLSYVRDNNYVMRPQTLEQWHMFMPG from the coding sequence ATGTCCTCTGAGCGCCTGTATTTTCGTCAGTTGCTGTCGGGTCGCGACTACGCCGTCGGCGATCCGATCGCGACGCAGATGCGCAATTTCGCCTACCTGATCGGCGATCGGGAGACGGGCGAATGTGTCGTGGTCGATCCGGCGTACGCGGCGAGCGACCTCGTCGACGCCGCCGCGGCGGACGGGCTGCGGTTGACCGGTGTGCTCGCCACCCACCATCACCCGGACCACGTCGGCGGCACCATGCTCGGCTTCACGCTGGGCGGGGTCCGGGAACTACTCGAAAATGTCAGCGTCCCAGTGCATGTCAACGCTCAGGAGCTGGGCTGGGTGGCCAATGTCACCGGTATCGCGCCGAGCGAGCTCACCGGGCACGAGCACGGCGACAAGATCGCCGTCGGCGCCTTCGAGATCGAACTGCTGCACACCCCCGGCCACACACCGGGCAGCCAGTGCTTCCTGTTCGACAACCGGCTCATCGCGGGCGACACCCTGTTCGTCGACGGATGCGGCCGCACCGACTTTCCCGGCGGCGACTCGGACGAAATGTTCCGCAGCCTCCGCTATCTCGCCGGACTGCAGGGCGATCCGGTGGTGTACCCGGGGCACTGGTACTCCGCCGAACCGTCCGCGAGCCTGTCCTACGTCCGCGACAACAACTACGTCATGCGGCCGCAGACGCTCGAGCAGTGGCATATGTTCATGCCCGGCTGA
- a CDS encoding branched-chain amino acid aminotransferase: MTVAAQFSRVPHPAPTPAQRVQEILAAPGFGRFFTDHMVSVDYVEGEGWGNAKVAPYGPLPMDPATMVFHYGQAIFEGLKAYRQHDGSISCFRIDANAARFRRSARRMAMAELPDELFVESVRQLLAVDADWVPPAGGEESLYLRPFMFATEAGLGVKPASAYKYLLLGSPAGAYFPRGVKPVRVWLSTEYVRAAPGGTGEAKVAGNYAASLLAQAQATEKGCDQVVWLDACERRYVEEMGTNNLFFVFGSGSQARLVTPELSGSLLPGITRDSLLTLAADSGYVVEERKISVEEWRKGAESGEITEVFGCGTAAVITPVGWVRTEEGEFAINGGEPGEVTMALRDTLTGIQRGTFADIHGWMTPM; the protein is encoded by the coding sequence ATGACCGTTGCCGCACAGTTCAGTCGTGTTCCGCATCCCGCCCCTACTCCGGCGCAGCGGGTACAGGAAATTCTGGCGGCACCCGGATTCGGGCGCTTCTTCACCGACCACATGGTGTCCGTCGACTACGTCGAGGGCGAGGGCTGGGGCAATGCGAAGGTCGCGCCGTACGGTCCGCTTCCGATGGATCCGGCCACCATGGTCTTCCACTACGGCCAGGCCATCTTCGAGGGTCTGAAGGCCTACCGCCAGCACGACGGCAGCATCTCCTGCTTCCGCATCGATGCCAATGCCGCCCGCTTCCGCCGGTCCGCGCGCCGGATGGCGATGGCCGAACTGCCCGACGAACTGTTCGTCGAATCCGTGCGCCAGCTGCTGGCCGTCGACGCCGACTGGGTGCCGCCCGCGGGTGGCGAGGAGTCGCTGTACCTGCGCCCGTTCATGTTCGCCACCGAGGCGGGCCTCGGCGTGAAACCCGCCTCCGCGTACAAGTACCTGCTACTCGGCTCGCCGGCGGGCGCCTACTTCCCGCGCGGCGTGAAGCCGGTGCGGGTGTGGCTGTCCACCGAGTACGTGCGCGCCGCACCCGGCGGCACCGGTGAGGCCAAGGTGGCAGGCAATTACGCCGCCTCGCTGCTGGCCCAGGCGCAGGCCACCGAGAAGGGCTGCGACCAGGTGGTCTGGCTGGACGCGTGCGAGCGCCGCTACGTCGAGGAGATGGGCACCAACAACCTGTTCTTCGTCTTCGGTTCGGGTTCGCAGGCGCGCCTGGTCACCCCCGAACTGTCCGGGTCGCTGCTGCCCGGCATCACCCGCGATTCGCTGCTCACCCTGGCCGCCGACTCCGGCTATGTGGTCGAGGAGCGCAAGATCTCCGTCGAGGAATGGCGCAAGGGCGCCGAATCCGGTGAGATCACCGAGGTTTTCGGCTGCGGAACCGCCGCCGTGATCACCCCGGTCGGCTGGGTGCGGACCGAGGAGGGCGAATTCGCCATCAACGGCGGCGAGCCCGGCGAGGTCACCATGGCCCTGCGCGACACCCTCACCGGCATCCAGCGCGGCACCTTCGCCGATATCCACGGCTGGATGACCCCGATGTGA
- the sucB gene encoding 2-oxoglutarate dehydrogenase, E2 component, dihydrolipoamide succinyltransferase encodes MAFSVQMPALGESVTEGTVTRWLKQEGDTVEVDEPLLEVSTDKVDTEIPSPAAGVLSKIVAKEDDTVEVGGELGVISGADEAPAASPAPAPEAAPAPAPAPAAPEPAPAPAAQAPAPEPAPAAAPAAASGTSVKMPELGESVTEGTVTRWLKAVGDQVAVDEPLLEVSTDKVDTEIPSPVAGTLLEITAQEDDVVAVGGQLGVIGSGAPAAAAPAPAAPAPAPAAPAPAPAPAPAPAPAPAPAPAPAPAPAAAAPAPAPAPAATAPAPATAPSGNGATPYVTPLVRKLAEENGVDLASVSGSGVGGRIRKQDVLAAVEAKKAPAAAAAPAPAAKAPAAAPAAQRPQLAQLIGTVQKASRIRQITANKTLESLQTTAQLTQVHEADVTKIAHLRAQAKAAFKEREGVNLTFLPFFAKAVVEALGVHPNVNASYNQDTKEITYHAKVHLGIAVDTEQGLISPVIHNASDLSLAGLARAIADIANRARNGGLKPDELAGGTFTITNIGSQGALFDTPILMPPQAGMLGTGAIVKRPVVVTDETGNESIGVRSMCYLPLTYDHRLIDGADAGRFLTTIRHRLEEAAFEADLGL; translated from the coding sequence ATGGCCTTCTCCGTCCAGATGCCGGCTCTTGGTGAGAGCGTCACCGAGGGAACGGTGACCAGGTGGCTGAAGCAGGAAGGAGACACGGTCGAGGTCGACGAGCCCCTGCTCGAGGTCTCCACCGACAAGGTCGACACCGAGATCCCGTCCCCCGCGGCGGGCGTGCTGTCGAAGATCGTCGCCAAAGAGGACGACACCGTCGAGGTCGGCGGCGAACTGGGTGTGATCAGCGGTGCGGACGAAGCCCCCGCCGCGTCGCCCGCGCCCGCCCCCGAGGCCGCGCCCGCCCCCGCACCGGCGCCCGCCGCGCCGGAACCCGCGCCCGCCCCGGCCGCTCAGGCCCCGGCGCCCGAGCCCGCACCGGCCGCCGCCCCCGCCGCCGCGTCCGGCACCTCGGTGAAGATGCCCGAGCTCGGCGAGTCGGTGACCGAGGGCACCGTCACCCGCTGGCTCAAGGCCGTCGGTGATCAGGTGGCCGTCGACGAGCCGCTGCTCGAGGTCTCCACCGACAAGGTCGACACCGAGATCCCGTCGCCGGTCGCGGGCACCCTGCTGGAGATCACCGCGCAGGAAGACGATGTGGTCGCCGTCGGCGGTCAGCTCGGCGTGATCGGCTCCGGCGCACCGGCTGCCGCGGCTCCGGCCCCGGCTGCTCCTGCCCCGGCACCGGCTGCTCCGGCACCGGCTCCGGCCCCCGCACCGGCTCCGGCCCCCGCGCCCGCACCTGCTCCGGCGCCTGCGCCCGCACCGGCCGCCGCCGCTCCGGCCCCCGCGCCTGCTCCGGCCGCTACCGCACCCGCCCCGGCCACCGCGCCGTCCGGCAACGGTGCGACCCCGTACGTCACCCCGCTGGTGCGCAAGCTGGCCGAGGAGAACGGCGTCGACCTGGCGTCGGTCAGCGGCTCCGGCGTCGGCGGCCGCATCCGCAAGCAGGACGTGCTCGCCGCCGTCGAGGCCAAGAAGGCGCCCGCCGCTGCCGCCGCACCGGCCCCCGCCGCCAAGGCGCCGGCCGCCGCGCCCGCCGCGCAACGCCCGCAGCTCGCGCAGCTGATCGGCACGGTCCAGAAGGCCAGCCGCATCCGGCAGATCACCGCGAACAAGACCCTGGAATCGCTGCAGACCACCGCGCAGCTCACCCAGGTGCACGAGGCCGATGTCACCAAGATCGCGCACCTGCGCGCGCAGGCCAAGGCGGCGTTCAAGGAGCGCGAGGGCGTCAACCTGACGTTCCTGCCGTTCTTCGCCAAGGCCGTCGTCGAGGCGCTCGGCGTGCACCCGAACGTGAACGCCAGCTACAACCAGGACACCAAGGAGATCACCTACCACGCGAAGGTGCACCTCGGCATCGCCGTCGACACCGAGCAGGGCCTGATCTCCCCGGTCATCCACAACGCCAGCGACCTGTCGCTGGCCGGTCTGGCCCGCGCCATCGCCGATATCGCCAACCGGGCCCGCAACGGCGGCCTGAAGCCGGACGAGCTGGCCGGCGGCACCTTCACCATCACCAATATCGGCAGCCAGGGCGCGCTGTTCGACACCCCGATCCTGATGCCGCCGCAGGCGGGCATGCTCGGCACGGGCGCGATCGTCAAGCGCCCGGTGGTGGTGACCGACGAGACCGGTAACGAATCCATCGGCGTCCGCTCGATGTGCTACCTGCCGCTCACCTACGATCACCGCCTCATCGACGGTGCGGATGCCGGTCGCTTCCTGACCACCATCCGGCACCGGCTCGAGGAAGCGGCGTTCGAGGCCGACCTCGGTCTGTAA
- the gcvT gene encoding glycine cleavage system aminomethyltransferase GcvT: MTDSNLLQGPIHAVHAELGATFAPFGGWEMPVSYAGTVAEHQSVRTAVGLFDVSHLGKATVRGAGAAEFVNSALTNDLGRIRPGKAQYTLCCTPDGGVIDDLIAYYVADDEIFLVPNAANTAAVVAELQKAAPEGITITDEHRDYAVFAVQGPKSTEVLTALGLPTDQEYMAYADAEWEGRPVRVCRTGYTGEHGYELLPRWADAEPLFRALTEQVRAAGGQPAGLGARDTLRTEMGYPLHGHELSTEISPVQARCGWAVGWKKPQFWGKAALEQEKSAGPRRILLGLKALDRGVLRQGQAVLRDGETVGETTSGTFSPTLKIGIALALLDTAAGIEPGAEVEVDVRGRRLRCEVVRPPFVAARTA, translated from the coding sequence GTGACCGACTCGAACCTGCTGCAAGGCCCCATTCACGCCGTCCACGCCGAGCTGGGCGCCACATTCGCGCCGTTCGGCGGGTGGGAGATGCCCGTCTCGTACGCGGGCACGGTCGCCGAGCACCAGTCGGTGCGCACCGCGGTCGGGTTGTTCGACGTCAGCCACCTCGGCAAGGCGACGGTACGCGGTGCGGGCGCAGCCGAATTCGTGAACTCGGCGCTCACCAACGACCTCGGCCGGATCCGGCCGGGCAAGGCGCAGTACACGCTGTGCTGCACGCCGGACGGCGGCGTGATCGACGACTTGATCGCCTACTACGTCGCCGACGACGAGATCTTCCTGGTGCCCAACGCGGCCAACACCGCCGCCGTCGTCGCCGAATTGCAGAAGGCCGCGCCGGAGGGCATCACCATCACCGACGAACACCGCGACTACGCGGTATTCGCGGTGCAGGGCCCGAAATCGACCGAGGTGCTCACCGCGCTCGGCCTGCCGACCGACCAGGAGTACATGGCGTACGCCGACGCCGAATGGGAGGGCCGCCCGGTGCGCGTCTGCCGCACCGGCTACACCGGTGAACACGGCTACGAACTGCTGCCCCGCTGGGCCGACGCCGAACCGCTCTTCCGCGCGCTGACCGAACAGGTGCGGGCGGCGGGCGGCCAACCCGCCGGGCTCGGCGCCCGCGACACCCTGCGCACCGAAATGGGCTACCCGCTGCACGGCCACGAATTGTCGACGGAGATCTCGCCGGTGCAGGCGCGCTGCGGTTGGGCGGTCGGCTGGAAGAAGCCGCAGTTCTGGGGCAAGGCCGCGCTGGAACAGGAGAAGTCGGCGGGCCCCCGCCGAATCCTGTTGGGGCTGAAGGCACTCGACCGCGGCGTACTGCGCCAGGGTCAGGCCGTGCTGCGCGACGGCGAGACCGTGGGCGAGACCACCTCGGGTACCTTCTCGCCCACGTTGAAGATCGGTATCGCGCTCGCACTGCTCGACACCGCGGCGGGCATCGAGCCGGGCGCCGAAGTGGAGGTCGACGTCCGCGGTCGTCGGCTGCGTTGCGAGGTCGTCCGGCCGCCGTTCGTCGCGGCGCGTACCGCGTAA
- a CDS encoding TIGR01777 family oxidoreductase, whose translation MKVVVAGSSGLIGTALVAALRRDGHEVARLVRRPTAAPDEFRWEPARAELDERALRGADAAVNLCGAGLGRRRWNGSFKQELRDSRITPTDVLANAVAAAGVPVLVNASGVHYYGGATGDRVVDESASAGTGFLATLCQDWEAATRPAADAGVRTVLLRSAVVLAGGGGMLGMLRPLYSLGLGGRLGDGRQYTPWISLDDEIGAILFALDTETVAGPINSVGPAPVTNAEFTRALGRALHRPTPFVVPAFALRALVGEFAEEAILHGPRAIPTALEEAGYQFHHPTIGAALAATLGRSGDPR comes from the coding sequence ATGAAGGTCGTGGTCGCCGGCTCGTCCGGCCTGATCGGGACGGCGCTCGTCGCGGCACTGCGCCGCGACGGGCACGAGGTGGCCCGTCTGGTGCGCCGTCCCACCGCGGCCCCCGACGAGTTCCGCTGGGAGCCCGCGCGGGCCGAGCTGGACGAGCGGGCGTTGCGCGGGGCGGACGCGGCGGTCAATCTGTGCGGCGCCGGACTCGGGCGACGCCGCTGGAACGGCAGCTTCAAACAGGAGCTGCGGGACAGCCGCATCACCCCGACCGACGTATTGGCCAACGCGGTGGCCGCCGCCGGGGTGCCGGTGCTGGTGAACGCCAGCGGCGTGCACTACTACGGCGGCGCCACCGGCGACCGGGTGGTCGACGAATCCGCTTCCGCCGGAACGGGTTTCCTCGCGACGCTGTGCCAGGACTGGGAGGCGGCCACCCGGCCCGCCGCCGACGCGGGCGTGCGAACGGTGCTGTTGCGCAGTGCGGTGGTGCTCGCGGGCGGCGGCGGCATGCTCGGCATGCTGCGGCCGCTGTATTCGCTCGGCCTCGGCGGCAGGCTCGGTGACGGGCGCCAGTACACGCCCTGGATCTCGCTGGACGACGAGATCGGTGCGATCCTCTTCGCACTCGATACCGAAACCGTTGCGGGACCGATCAATTCGGTCGGCCCGGCGCCGGTGACCAATGCCGAGTTCACCCGCGCCCTCGGCCGCGCGCTGCATCGCCCGACCCCGTTCGTCGTACCCGCCTTCGCCTTGCGCGCCCTGGTAGGCGAATTCGCGGAGGAGGCGATTCTGCACGGCCCCAGGGCGATTCCGACCGCGCTCGAAGAGGCGGGCTATCAGTTCCACCACCCGACCATCGGCGCCGCGCTGGCGGCGACGCTGGGCCGAAGCGGAGATCCACGATGA